A region of Neovison vison isolate M4711 chromosome 7, ASM_NN_V1, whole genome shotgun sequence DNA encodes the following proteins:
- the LOC122914180 gene encoding hemoglobin subunit epsilon-2, giving the protein MVHFTAEEKAAVVSLWARVNVELVGGEVLGRLLVVYPWTQRFFDSFGNLSSESAIMGNPKVKAHGKKVLTSFGNAVKHMDDLKDTFAELSELHCDKLHVDPENFKLLGNMILIVLATHFSKEFTPQMQAAWQKLTTAVANALAHKYH; this is encoded by the exons ATGGTGCACTTTACTGCTGAAGAGAAGGCCGCTGTTGTTAGCCTGTGGGCCAGGGTGAATGTGGAGTTGGTTGGAGGCGAGGTGCTGGGAAG GCTCCTGGTTGTTTATCCATGGACCCAGAGGTTCTTCGACAGTTTTGGCAACTTGTCCTCTGAGTCTGCAATAATGGGcaaccccaaggtcaaggccCATGGCAAGAAGGTGCTGACCTCCTTTGGAAATGCTGTTAAACATATGGATGACCTCAAGGACACCTTTGCTGAGCTGAGTGAGCTGCACTGTGACAAGCTGCATGTGGATCCTGAGAACTTCAAG CTTCTAGGCAACATGATACTGATTGTCTTGGCAACCCACTTCAGCAAGGAGTTTACCCCCCAGATGCAGGCTGCTTGGCAGAAACTGACAACAGCTGTGGCTAATGCTCTTGCCCACAAGTACCACTGA
- the HBE1 gene encoding hemoglobin subunit epsilon, producing MVHFSAEEKAAITGLWGKVHVEEAGGEALGRLLVVYPWTQRFFDNFGNLSSASAILGNPKVKAHGKKVLTSFGEAIKNMDNLKGAFAKLSELHCDKLHVDPENFRLLGNVLVIILASHFGKEFTPEVQAAWQKLVAGVATALAHKYH from the exons ATGGTGCATTTTAGTGCTGAGGAGAAGGCTGCTATTACTGGCCTGTGGGGCAAAGTGCATGTGGAAGAGGCTGGAGGCGAGGCCCTGGGCAG GCTCCTGGTTGTTTACCCCTGGACCCAGAGGTTCTTTGACAACTTCGGCAACctgtcctctgcctctgccatccTGGGTAACCCCAAGGTCAAGGCCCATGGCAAGAAGGTGCTGACTTCTTTTGGAGAAGCTATTAAGAACATGGACAATCTCAAGGGTGCCTTTGCTAAGCTGAGTGAGCTGCACTGTGACAAGCTACACGTGGATCCTGAGAACTTTAGG CTCCTGGGCAACGTACTGGTGATCATTCTGGCTTCTCATTTTGGCAAGGAGTTCACCCCCGAGGTGCAGGCTGCTTGGCAGAAGCTGGTGGCTGGTGTTGCCACTGCTCTGGCCCACAAGTACCATTGA